One genomic region from Candidatus Neomarinimicrobiota bacterium encodes:
- a CDS encoding four helix bundle protein — MKTHKDLDVYQNSMELVTDIYHMTKFFPREEQYGLTSQIRRSAVSVPSNIAEGAARKSKPEFIQFLYIALGSLSELETQLIIYCQR; from the coding sequence TTGAAAACCCACAAAGATTTAGATGTTTATCAGAATTCTATGGAATTAGTAACTGATATATACCATATGACTAAGTTTTTTCCCAGGGAAGAGCAATATGGCCTGACCAGCCAGATCAGGCGATCTGCTGTATCCGTCCCATCCAACATTGCTGAAGGTGCTGCCAGAAAAAGTAAACCGGAATTCATCCAATTTCTATATATAGCCCTTGGTTCATTATCAGAGCTAGAAACACAATTAATAATTTATTGTCAAAGATAA